The following is a genomic window from Nitrospira sp..
TGCAGACGGCATAGTTGCGGTATCAGCTTGCTTAGTAGTCTGGCTGCCAAGCACTCGGCCGTCGGCCGCAAAATAGCGCACCGTCAACCCCTGACTGTCAAGGGCGGACAACGGATCGAGCAGGGGGCTCGCGGTATTCAACACCACCTTGTCGGTCAGCAGCCTTTCGATCACGGTGCTCTCGTCCCCGTTGCGCGCCGCCATCGTCTGCACGATGAATTGACGGATGAGGCGCTGCTGGAGGTAGGGCAAAAACGCCTGCACCAGTCGCGCCCGTCTCGCCTTGAGTTGCGCGTCAGCAGCCTTGGCGTCGTTCGACGGCACGGGCGCGAAGAGCGTATCGAAGTCCGCGTCGTCAAGAAATCCGGACGACGGTACGACGCCCGCTGCAGATCGACGCAGGTGTTGGTTGAAGAAGTGACGAGACTGTTGCTGTACCTGTTGCAGTAGCCTGGCAAGCAGCGGCGATTGCACGTGCGCAGTCCCGGTTGCCGGCAGCGGATACCGGTTCACCAGAGCCGTTTTGTGGGCGTCAAGCAGGACGCCTCGAAAACGCAGGTGCTGTACGTTGCGTACCGCATCGTCTCGCGTCTCGATGATGCCCTCGGCACCAGCCAGAGAACTGACTGCCAAAGGGGTTTCGCCACTGGCTCGCGTCTCCGTAACGAGGTACGTCACGGTACCATTGAGCATCGACACGAAGGTACTAGCCACTTCTGGTGCCAACACCAAACCGAGCTTCGAAAGCAGGACTTCTTCGGCAATGGAGCCCGGATCAGCCGGCACGGCATGTTCAGCACGGATAGCTTGCACACCGTCGGCAAGCCCCTTGAGCAACACCAGCAACTCGCCATCGTCATCGCGCAGGAGTTTGGTGTCGTTCAGGCGGTGGCGGAGCAGGGCGTCGACGTCTCCGACCTTCAAGCCCGATTCCCGCAGCAGTTCCACCAGATCTACAAACGCCACAGTTTGTGAGAACGGATGGTCGTCAGCCAGTGTCGTCAGCGGATCGGCATGCAAGGCCTTGAAGGGGTCCAGCCCGCTCAGCTTGCGCAACGTGAGCAGATCGGCGATGGAAAGCTTCAGTGCTTTGGTCAACAGCGCGTGGCGGTACAACAGTGAGACAGTGGGTAGCGTCAACTTCGCCTGAGGCGGTGCGCCGCCCGCGCCTGCATGAAGCTGCATACCTGCATCGCTGAGCACCTGTTCGATGTCCGTCGCCGTTAGGCCCATCGCCCCTTGCAGTGTCACCATGTGATCGACCAACGGCACGTTCCCCGCAGTCAAGTATTCCCCTAGCGCATTCTCAAACGCCGCCGGGGCTTTGGCTGCGCCGCGACCGAGAAAGAGCTGCACATACAGCGGCTTGTCGCCGGTAGTCGGTATGTCCGACCAGAGTGTCAACAACTTCTGTCGTCCATTGGCGCCAAGCTTCAGACGCTCATCCAACGCCTTCACGTGCGCGAGATACACCAGTGCGCTGGCCAGCGGCTTCTTCTGCAGGTTGGCATCCACGCCGTCGAAAGGGGCATTCCTGGGAACCAGCACCTGCAGGGCGCGATCAGTCTCTTCAACCGACCATCCGAGACGACGCCACAGCCGCACGAACAGGTTGATGCGCACCAGTTCGATTGGCGTGACGCTGCTCCCGTCGGCATGCTGCAAGGTCGTCAGGTCAAAGTTGCAACCGGCGTCGGGGTCGGCGAGGACCAACACTTTACTAAAGTCGATCGCCAAGACCTTGGCCTTCAATGTCGCAAGGTTGCTGCCAGACTCGGCGGCGAGCTCTGTCAATCGCCGCTCGAAGGCCGCAATATCGTCCAGCTTTTTCCGTTGCTCGGGGGTGGGCGCCGCAGGCGGAGGGTCCAGCGCTGTCACGTCAACCTTGTAGCGATAGGCATCACCCGCGTTGAGCCTGGCCCGATACAGCACGGTGAGCGTGCTCAGTCCCGGGTTGACAAAACCGGTCATCACCACTTGGGTAATCTCGCGGTAGCTCACCCCCAGCCTGCGCGATAGGGCCTTGGCCGATCGGAGCATGGCTGGCGCATTCAGCACGAGCAAGTCTCCCGCAGCTGGAGGCGCTGTCCACGCCTTGGCAAAGACCAGTTTGGTTCGGCCCGCACCACCAGACCCTGCGGCTCCAATAGCAGTGAGCGTATTGACTTCTCCGGCGCCGACATTGGCGCTGACGTCGAAGTAGCCGCACTGCATGCCTGGCGCCAGACCGGAAATATCGGCATCTGCCAGACTCACCGACGCTTCTGGGGCATTGACTGGAGATTGAATGGCTGCGCGCAGGGCTGGCCATCCAAAGAGGTCGTGCCATGTGCCATTGAGCAGCGGCGCAGTCCGCGTGAACAGCGCAGCCTCGGCTGGCGAAAGCCCCAGCGACTCCACAAACATCTCGGCGCGACCAGCTTCGCCGTTGATCCACAAATCATCTTGTCGGCGCAGCGCCTGCACCACCTCGTGCAGCGGCGTATCGGCATGCGCGCAGAACTGGCGTGCCAGCTCCAGCGATCGGTCGAACGGCAATGCCAACGGATATGTCGCCTCGCGCAAGGCGTCGTAGGCAGCAACAATCACATTTTGCGGTTCGGCCAGCAAATCAACCGTGTTGGCGTTATCCGTGTTCCGCGCCGCCTCCGCGGCGAGTTGCCCATGCGCCGCGTGATACTCGAGAATCTCGTTGACGAGGTCGATGTAAGGCAACGCGGTATGCGTGTTCTCGCAAGTCAGCGCAAGGTGCGGCAGGTCGGGGCGCCGCTGCACCAGCACGTCGTAGGGCTTCATCGCCTCACCGGCACGCGGCCCACCGGCAAAGGTGTGCGGATAGGCGTTGCCTCCATGAGTGAGCTTCCATAGGGCCTGCGTGTTAGCCCAAGTCTGAATATCGATGTCGACGTACTGCAAAAGATCCACCAAGTACGCAGCCGGGCTCAGCACCGATTGGCAATCCTGGCACTCGCAGTAATCCATGGAGCCGAATAGCGACTCCATCGTCGGCACGCGGCGGATCAGGCTGGCACGATCGGCATCGCTGATTGGCAGCGGGTTGGGAATCATCGTCGTGCCCATACCTCCAGAGACACTCTGCGCCGCACCGAAGAGGCTGTACACCACGCTGCTCACTTGCTCTGCCCGCGCATGCACCTTGCGTGCAACCCCATCGGCCGGTGCGACCTTGAAGATCTCGAAATATTTGGAATTGAAAGTCTTTTCGAATTGCGCTCGCAGCACACCGATCACGTCATGGGCAGACCACAGCTGCATCTGCATCAGCGTGATCTGGACTTCGTCACTGGGGGAGATCGAGTAGGTGGCATGCAAGGCCTTGAGGTTTCTCGTCGCCGTGGCGTGCAATTCGGTGTCGGTAAGTCCTTGCTGCTCGAGGAAGGTGGACACCGGCGTCTGCCCCAATCGATAGCCCCTGGCTGCGGAGCGCTCGAGCAGCTTCACCGTTTCATTGTGGGATTCGGGAAGGGCAAAGCGGCGGTCGCTGGACAATCGCGCCGTCAACACGTGCGTAGGATAGGCGCGGTGCACCTTGCGCGCCATGTCGGCGGCAAAGGCTCTGGCCCTGGCCAGCACGTCAGACCCTTCGTAGGCTGACGGAATCACAGATGCCAACTTCTTCAACGCCGCTTCACTCGGGCTGGTACGGTCTGGCTGCACAATGCCGGCTTCATCAAACAACTCGTCGGCCCACGCTTCGGCCGTGTAGAGCCCTTTGGAGGCCAGCTCGGCGGGATCCTTGATCCCCGTCTTCATCAGGCGACTGGTCATCGCGGCACTGTTGCCGGTCAGGAAGGCCAGCTTGCCGTGCAGTTGCAGTGCCTGTACTTGAGTGTCAGTGAATCCAGCGGCGGACGCCTTCTTCCACAAGCTATCGGCGTCGCCGCTGTGCGCGAAGAACAGCGCGGCAAACGTCTTCTGCTCGGCGTCGTTCAAGCCAGTGGTGGCCAGCAACTCGGCATAGCTCGATTGCGAGCCCGGCGCAGCATCGGCCAGGTTGGCCTTGGCCGCAAAGGCTTCGAACACCTTCACCTGTGCCGTGATGGTGGCGTCATCCAGGTCGATAACACCCGCCTCGCGCGCCTTCTTCAGGCCTGGCTCAACGAGTTCCAAATTAACCGCAGCCAACAACCGCTTGTCAGCGGGCAGGCCCACGCGTAGCAGGCCGTACAGCGCTTCGGCGGACATGCCGACCTCATCTGCAGAAGCAAGCCGCTGTGCCCAGCAGTTTAGGGCGAGTAACCGTGCATCCCAGCCGGTGCTGCGCGCCAACAAGGTGAGGTCCTGCCGCTCAGCATTCTCTCTCGCGTCTGCCAGCTTCCCGATGGCCCCAATCTCAGCCACTACGGCATCGCTCATGCGCTGATACTCGCCGGCGACCTTCACGCCATCGGTAGGCACAATAAGTTCGAGGCGTCGGCGCTGTTCGGCAATGACTGCGCCTAGCGGCTTGGTCAGCACCACTTCATTGCTGTCGGCCTTCAACTGACGTATCTCCAGATGGGCCGACGCGGCTTGCGGTTGATAGGACAGCGTAAAGCGCCCATCGCTCGCAGACACCGCCTCCGTCAATTTGCTCTCTTTTCCGCCGAACGCGAGGCGATATAAACGCAACGTGATACCTGGAGCCGGTTGGCGAGAAGGCCAGCGCACGATGCCTGCAAGCTGTTGCAGCACGGCCGGTGGTTCCGCCACATCGGGAAGACTCAGTTCTATCGTCTCCAGCGGCTTGGCCCGGGGGATCACCGGTGAGCTTGCGAGCGCCTTGCCGTCGCGGCTCTCCACGGTCACCTTCAAATTGACGGCGGGAATTCCCGGCAACAACTCGTAGCGGATCGTGAATCGGCCATCACTGTCGGTATGATCCTGGCCAAGGCGAATGGCGGCCGCACTACCTTCGTGGAAGGCCCGGACGAGAAGGCCGGCAATCTCGACCTTCGTGCCTCTCGCTGCGGGCTTCAGCACCCCCGCCACGATGCGCACGGTTGTATCCGGCGGCTTTGCATCGAGCAAACCCCACTCACGCAGCAACCTGTTCAACGCGTTGGCGGTGCCCTCGTCCACCTCTCCATTGCCCTGGAGGCGGTTCAGTTCCTGAAACTGCCGCAAAAGCTTCTGCGTCATGTCGGCGAATTTTCCCGCTGCACGCTCTCGTCGAAGTAGCGCGATGGCCTGGTCTCGCGACACAGGATCGTTGGCCAGCAGAACTCCTCGATTCAGGCATTCCAGCAGCGCATCTTGAAGGTCTGCGACGGCTGCGCGGTCAGCGCCTGGGGCCAAGGGAAAGATGATGGGGTTCATCGACAATCCTCCTTGCGTGAGATCCGATTCGCTGCCGGCCTTGACCACTGCGAGGGTGTCGCGATTCGAGGCATTGACGGGTTCCTCATGTGCGCGGGCGTTGCGCGTCTGCCGCCTGAAGCAGCTCGCGGGTTTCGACGTAACTGGCATCGGCAACTGCTTCCTGCAAAGTCAGCCAATCGTGCCGGCGGTCTTTCTCTTTCCTCAGCCCACGCCCGACGGCCTCCATCAGAAAAAAGCGCGTCGTAGCTGTGGACCCATCAACAGACCAGGTCGTATCGCTCAGGGTGCCGATAATACGGGCCCACACGCCGGTCTCCTCGTGTACCTCGCGCACGGCTGTTATCCGTGGATTCTCTCCCGGTTCGATATGACCCTTGGGTAGAACCCATTGATGGGGATCGTGCTTGGTCTCGACCAGCAAATACTCTGCGACCCCGCTGCGCATGCGATACACCACCCCGCCGGCTCGGCTGAGGGTGCCCCCGTCGGGCGAGGCCTTGTCGAAGGAGACCGTGCCCTGGTTGCCTGTGAGCGTGATCACCGACCAATAGGCCTGGTTGGTGGCTTTGTAGCGCTGCTCCATGTAGCGCCAGAGTGCCAGCATTAGGAGGCCGAAGAGGATACCCGTGCCGTTCAGTCGCTGTGTGTCGTCAAAAGGCCATGCCACCGCCAGGACCATCAACACGATGACGAAGCAACGAAAAAACTTGGAGTCGGCCTCAAAGCGCTGAACCGTGGCTAAGCTGTCGGGGTGCTCCTTCGCCAGCAGTGCCTTGGACCACTGGAAGGTATTGATTGCCTCTTGAGCCTGCAGGGGTGTGAGCGCCTGCGCTTTGATCTTCCCTGCACAAGCGACAGCGAGATCCTGTTCCTGCTTGAAGACCATCCAGCTCAATGCCCGTACAAACCATGGTGAGAGCGTTCCTCTGTGTGCCAGCCGGATGATCTGCTTGTTCAACGACCTGCGCCTCAACCAGTCATAGGGGAGATCGAGCCAGGAGCCCAACAGAAACACCAGATGACCGACCAGGTAGCTGGCAACAAGAAATGCCGCTACGCCTTTCGCGTCGGTAAGGGCCTGGTATCTCTCGCATCCCAACACCACCGGGCCAACCTCATCCATCAACAGATAGGTGAGCAGCGCCCCCGGCAACAGGATGGAGAAGAAATCTATCAGGCCGATGAAGAATTTTTGAGGTTCGAAGTTCATTTGAACCAACCGACAACGGTTCTCTTCAAGGCGATTGATGGGGCGAGCGTTATTGAGCTAAGAGCTGCTCCTGTCGCGCCCACGATTCTTGAGGTGTCCTCACCTAGCCCAACGAACTTCGCCGCCTTCTCAAATCGCTCCCCATGTTCAGCAGCGACGTCGCTAATTCCCAATCCTTCGTCCAATGCCTCCCCGAGA
Proteins encoded in this region:
- a CDS encoding 8-oxo-dGTP pyrophosphatase MutT, NUDIX family (MaGe:77310607), translated to MNFEPQKFFIGLIDFFSILLPGALLTYLLMDEVGPVVLGCERYQALTDAKGVAAFLVASYLVGHLVFLLGSWLDLPYDWLRRRSLNKQIIRLAHRGTLSPWFVRALSWMVFKQEQDLAVACAGKIKAQALTPLQAQEAINTFQWSKALLAKEHPDSLATVQRFEADSKFFRCFVIVLMVLAVAWPFDDTQRLNGTGILFGLLMLALWRYMEQRYKATNQAYWSVITLTGNQGTVSFDKASPDGGTLSRAGGVVYRMRSGVAEYLLVETKHDPHQWVLPKGHIEPGENPRITAVREVHEETGVWARIIGTLSDTTWSVDGSTATTRFFLMEAVGRGLRKEKDRRHDWLTLQEAVADASYVETRELLQAADAQRPRT
- a CDS encoding Neuraminidase domain-containing protein (MaGe:77310606) → MNPIIFPLAPGADRAAVADLQDALLECLNRGVLLANDPVSRDQAIALLRRERAAGKFADMTQKLLRQFQELNRLQGNGEVDEGTANALNRLLREWGLLDAKPPDTTVRIVAGVLKPAARGTKVEIAGLLVRAFHEGSAAAIRLGQDHTDSDGRFTIRYELLPGIPAVNLKVTVESRDGKALASSPVIPRAKPLETIELSLPDVAEPPAVLQQLAGIVRWPSRQPAPGITLRLYRLAFGGKESKLTEAVSASDGRFTLSYQPQAASAHLEIRQLKADSNEVVLTKPLGAVIAEQRRRLELIVPTDGVKVAGEYQRMSDAVVAEIGAIGKLADARENAERQDLTLLARSTGWDARLLALNCWAQRLASADEVGMSAEALYGLLRVGLPADKRLLAAVNLELVEPGLKKAREAGVIDLDDATITAQVKVFEAFAAKANLADAAPGSQSSYAELLATTGLNDAEQKTFAALFFAHSGDADSLWKKASAAGFTDTQVQALQLHGKLAFLTGNSAAMTSRLMKTGIKDPAELASKGLYTAEAWADELFDEAGIVQPDRTSPSEAALKKLASVIPSAYEGSDVLARARAFAADMARKVHRAYPTHVLTARLSSDRRFALPESHNETVKLLERSAARGYRLGQTPVSTFLEQQGLTDTELHATATRNLKALHATYSISPSDEVQITLMQMQLWSAHDVIGVLRAQFEKTFNSKYFEIFKVAPADGVARKVHARAEQVSSVVYSLFGAAQSVSGGMGTTMIPNPLPISDADRASLIRRVPTMESLFGSMDYCECQDCQSVLSPAAYLVDLLQYVDIDIQTWANTQALWKLTHGGNAYPHTFAGGPRAGEAMKPYDVLVQRRPDLPHLALTCENTHTALPYIDLVNEILEYHAAHGQLAAEAARNTDNANTVDLLAEPQNVIVAAYDALREATYPLALPFDRSLELARQFCAHADTPLHEVVQALRRQDDLWINGEAGRAEMFVESLGLSPAEAALFTRTAPLLNGTWHDLFGWPALRAAIQSPVNAPEASVSLADADISGLAPGMQCGYFDVSANVGAGEVNTLTAIGAAGSGGAGRTKLVFAKAWTAPPAAGDLLVLNAPAMLRSAKALSRRLGVSYREITQVVMTGFVNPGLSTLTVLYRARLNAGDAYRYKVDVTALDPPPAAPTPEQRKKLDDIAAFERRLTELAAESGSNLATLKAKVLAIDFSKVLVLADPDAGCNFDLTTLQHADGSSVTPIELVRINLFVRLWRRLGWSVEETDRALQVLVPRNAPFDGVDANLQKKPLASALVYLAHVKALDERLKLGANGRQKLLTLWSDIPTTGDKPLYVQLFLGRGAAKAPAAFENALGEYLTAGNVPLVDHMVTLQGAMGLTATDIEQVLSDAGMQLHAGAGGAPPQAKLTLPTVSLLYRHALLTKALKLSIADLLTLRKLSGLDPFKALHADPLTTLADDHPFSQTVAFVDLVELLRESGLKVGDVDALLRHRLNDTKLLRDDDGELLVLLKGLADGVQAIRAEHAVPADPGSIAEEVLLSKLGLVLAPEVASTFVSMLNGTVTYLVTETRASGETPLAVSSLAGAEGIIETRDDAVRNVQHLRFRGVLLDAHKTALVNRYPLPATGTAHVQSPLLARLLQQVQQQSRHFFNQHLRRSAAGVVPSSGFLDDADFDTLFAPVPSNDAKAADAQLKARRARLVQAFLPYLQQRLIRQFIVQTMAARNGDESTVIERLLTDKVVLNTASPLLDPLSALDSQGLTVRYFAADGRVLGSQTTKQADTATMPSAPSGTTGLLIEGSLEVPANGAWRFYVELDQANATAELRFPHRTDAVLIVGTKGAPGAKLDQFLDLKAGVPYRFELRLGVLGGGHARLLVQGESFPKDMLSQLTLRPADGLRAAAHAVALLDKLLLLMRTLGLDDVELRHFSTHAADFGTLNLSTWPTSRVNDGASETAAAVQRFAGFRRLLEFSRLKRDLRLTGNDLVAVFEANALGATDRLTREVYPRLARLTGCSEANVQAVAETLWAAPSFSADSAVRRLWDALRLVDRFGVAVATMASCTDLLKPGVAESRRAEIARGLQDAIKARAGEQNWPRVAQPIFDRLRQRQRDALVAYALHKLTYERLEQLYEHFLIDPGMEPVVQTSRVRLAIASVQLFVQRCFLNLEPQVHPSVLDAKRWQWLRHNPVWAGNRKLWLFPENVLEPEFRDDKTPLFEALEGALLQGDVSNDLVEDAFLAYVRQLDKIARLDLVAMHLEDHADASQRVLHVFGRTYGEPHEYFYRRCQNGSWTTWEPVPVTVQGDHLAPVVWRERLFLFWVTFLEKADPAPSMDPTTSGATIAEASLGSLMTGLGSLSANKVVELQLHWAQYQSGAWTTAESGGLAPVISKTQPATFHPREAFIHVSKEFSDDGVEGGVFVHLSGFDHAFYLAGRNAAPEPGTLGTPPQHVIVSASTVQATRQTGAAGALNVQYTKQKSTDATKAADVPTEPILQQVPANTVLACNNALAALGISLDEVKSASDPVAAKAALDSGLIELASLIQPFFYQDNRHTFFVQPEVRETLLEDVETWVTRTTVADGTGIRELNPYGKVKIVPQFQTKWPLPVPPIEEAPFAMPKTPGDPMPELDWLVNPKVLLTFDQNTVLGNTGQLGVKLMDRGGAGPNRPRLGGALQLDPASETGINQVELVVVSETELAQSQPMLDRTQVVMLGKSGLNIQLRDTLSRQPMRTGSGPSVAIPGRR